From a region of the Helianthus annuus cultivar XRQ/B chromosome 5, HanXRQr2.0-SUNRISE, whole genome shotgun sequence genome:
- the LOC110943333 gene encoding protein FAR1-RELATED SEQUENCE 5-like, with product MLKSDSEELVRSNCYLSPNGTKYWVPNVVPGCKPALLAEFDTWEDVVRMYQEYAENAGFDTRLSTIRRYNGQITHRYIVCNKEGKSRGKSVDSIVIESTPVKQRGSSVKVTYCKACIRLKTKVDGKERYVLYKFVEAHNHKLVSFENMDLMRSRRQLGFVDQEFIHNMQANGFGATVSHRMQATLKGGHHLVAGPRTDYKNCSRDFRCFIGEKDAQLLVDKLDNHVKHLNNFSYDKIVVNGELRSIFWVDHVSKCNYKVFGDVLAFDATYSTNMYNMIFVPFTGVDHHKKCVIFGAGLLYDETIDSYKWLLECFLKAHDKQPRLVLTDQDPAMKQAVSLVLTEATHRLCMWHVTKKVPAKISGSLLKNTNIRARIHKLVWSVFIKPSTFEKRWHDMLDEFDLHDNTWLTDMYEIREQWFMLCYETALDAQRYNQRVLEHASSNTTPTFRTHLAIERHTTQIYTRTIFDEVQNEIFKGLYFCSQESVEYKDSQKVTINLVDNTMTCSCMGFIRLGYLCRHVFCVFKNMNIEQIPELYQVTRWMIDALPSNVFSIENRYGVAVDEVTKLRQDATASFGACVNRLWRDTERLSDFADEMKNLKNKIYEEVPIQPAYNSKEVVMANLAGVASSSKEVTLTAPQGIRNKGSGSKRRLIGPGEKAVEKSKKKKTTRFCNTCLEYVDDHDSRNCPDKINPTTDQDSGNCSTKNPPTNQRQTRRRSTRKKSTI from the exons ATTCTGAAGAACTTGTGAGGAGTAACTGTTATCTGTCACCAAATGGAACAAAATATTGGGTTCCAAATGTAGTCCCCGGCTGTAAACCTGCTTTGTTAGCGGAATTTGACACATGGGAAGATGTTGTTAGGATGTATCAAGAATATGCCGAAAATGCCGGTTTTGATACCAGGTTATCAACCATCAGACGGTATAATGGTCAAATAACTCATAGGTACATTGTATGCAACAAAGAAGGTAAGTCGCGTGGTAAATCAGTTGACTCCATTGTTATTGAATCAACTCCAGTTAAACAACGCGGTAGCAGTGTTAAGGTCACCTATTGCAAGGCCTGTATTAGGCTGAAAACAAAAGTAGATGGGAAAGAACGTTATGTGCTATATAAATTTGTTGAGGCGCACAATCACAAACTAGTTTCGTTTGAAAATATGGACCTGATGAGAAGTAGGAGACAATTAGGCTTTGTAGATCAAGAATTTATCCACAATATGCAGGCGAACGGCTTTGGTGCAACTGTTTCGCACCGTATGCAAGCTACTTTGAAGGGGGGTCACCATCTTGTAGCAGGTCCAAGGACTGATTACAAGAACTGTAGTAGGGATTTTAGGTGTTTTATTGGTGAGAAAGATGCTCAACTATTGGTAGATAAGTTGGATAATCATGTGAAACATTTAAACAACTTTTCGTACGACAAGATAGTAGTAAATGGTGAGTTGAGGTCAATATTTTGGGTTGATCATGTTTCGAAATGCAATTACAAGGTCTTTGGTGATGTTCTAGCCTTTGATGCCACGTATAGCACAAACAT GTATAACATGATATTTGTTCCGTTTACCGGTGTTGATCACCATAAAAAATGTGTCATTTTTGGTGCTGGGTTGTTATATGATGAAACAATTGACTCCTACAAGTGGTTACTTGAGTGCTTTCTTAAGGCACATGATAAGCAACCAAGGTTAGTATTAACCGATCAAGATCCGGCTATGAAGCAAGCCGTTTCATTAGTTTTAACTGAAGCAACACATAGACTTTGCATGTGGCATGTGACAAAGAAGGTTCCTGCTAAG ATATCTGGATCTTTGCTGAAAAACACCAATATCAGGGCTCGTATACATAAACTTGTTTGGAGCGTGTTTATCAAACCTTCGACATTTGAGAAAAGATGGCATGATATGTTGGATGAATTCGACTTACATGACAACACATGGTTAACCGACATGTATGAGATTAGAGAGCAATGG TTTATGTTGTGCTATGAAACTGCATTGGATGCTCAGCGATACAATCAACGAGTTCTTGAACACGCTTCATCAAATACAACACCTACATTTCGAACCCATTTAGCAATTGAACGTCACACAACACAAATATACACACGTACTATCTTTGACGAAGTTCAAAATGAGATTTTTAAGGGACTTTACTTCTGTTCCCAAGAAAGTGTGGAATATAAAGATAGTCAGAAG GTTACCATTAATTTGGTTGACAACACCATGACTTGTTCTTGCATGGGCTTTATTCGTCTCGGATATCTTTGTCGACACGTTTTCTGTGTCTTCAAAAATATGAATATAGAACAAATACCAGAACTTTACCAAGTTACACGCTGGATGATAGATGCATTGCCATCAAATGTTTTTAGCATTGAAAACAGGTATGGAGTTGCGGTTGACGAAGTAACGAAACTCAGGCAGGATGCAACGGCTTCATTCGGGGCATGCGTTAACCGTTTATGGCGTGACACAGAAAGACTTTCAGATTTTGCGGATGAGATGAAAAATTTGAAGAACAAAATATATGAAGAAGTTCCTATCCAGCCTGCTTATAATAGTAAGGAAGTTGTCATGGCAAATTTGGCAGGTGTTGCTTCTTCGTCAAAAGAGGTTACACTAACCGCACCACAAGGAATACGGAATAAAGGTAGCGGTTCCAAGCGTCGGTTAATTGGCCCAGGTGAAAAAGCTGTGGAGAAGAGCAAGAAAAAGAAAACCACCAGATTCTGTAACACATGTCTTGAGTATGTTGATGATCATGATTCTCGTAACTGTCCCGACAAGATAAATCCTACGACTGATCAAGATTCTGGGAATTGTAGCACCAAGAATCCCCCTACCAACCAGCGTCAAACTCGCAGGCGTAGCACCAGGAAAAAATCTACCATTTAA